A window of the Procambarus clarkii isolate CNS0578487 chromosome 77, FALCON_Pclarkii_2.0, whole genome shotgun sequence genome harbors these coding sequences:
- the LOC138357299 gene encoding piggyBac transposable element-derived protein 4-like has product MDRGKGQSTSAPKKDTKTTKEDRLSMLYQKFSRVKLTPIKIPELLDNLSDVEADVEGEECQSDFSSDSEGTATSDEFDESSSEESSEGSEDEAMDEGRPKPPIRRRAGRLHQPNPDDAWSSDNTPPFVDSFTATPGLTVPVPTTPVQFIQLFLTRALIEYITVETNRYARQFIQIASRHTMRMWQEVSLKEMARYLGLSMLMGIAPLPTMRMYWQTSRLWHMRTFNIFMTAKRYQHISQFFHSYNKLAISQNNKDRIVKLRTIITYFTTKFGTYYCGVCVLLRKSWL; this is encoded by the coding sequence ATGGATCGTGGTAAAGGACAGAGCACTtcggcgcccaagaaagatacgaAAACCACCAAGGAGGATAGGTTGAGTATGCTCTACCAAAAGTTCAGCAGGGTGAAGCTTACCCCTATTAAAATTCCTGAATTGTTGGATAATTTATCTGATGTCGAGGCAGATGTTGAGGGGGAAGAATGTCAAAGCGATTTCAGTAGTGATAGTGAGGGGACCGCGACGTCTGATGAGTTTGATGAATCATCGAGTGAGGAGAGTAGCGAGGGGAGTGAGGATGAGGCGATGGATGAGGGCCGCCCCAAGCCACCCATAAGGAGGCGTGCAGGACGGCTTCACCAGCCAAATCCTGATGATGCCTGGTCAAGTGACAATACACCACCATTTGTAGACAGTTTCACGGCCACACCAGGCCTAACTGTCCCAGTGCCAACCACTCCCGTGCAATTCATACAATTATTCCTGACACGGGCCCTCATTGAATATATCACAGTGGAAACGAACAGGTATGCCAGACAATTTATTCAGATTGCTTCCAGGCACACCATGAGGATGTGGCAAGAGGTATCGTTGAAGGAAATGGCCAGGTATTTGGGTCTGTCTATGTTGATGGGTATTGCACCCCTCCCGACGATGAGAATGTACTGGCAAACAAGCCGGTTGTGGCATATGAGGACCTTCAATATTTTCATGACTGCAAAACGATACCAACATATCAGCCAGTTTTTCCATAGTTACAACAAGCTTGCAATTTCCCAAAACAATAAGGACCGAATAGTAAAACTGCGCACAATCATTACTTATTTTACCACCAAGTTTGGCACAtactactgtggtgtttgtgtgttactgaggaagtcttggttgtag